From Micromonospora sp. NBC_01699, a single genomic window includes:
- a CDS encoding MFS transporter, with protein sequence MTKSDGGGREVRGGGPGHRFYSVVVFVVLASLDNVAIGLVPPLYTPISSTLGVNTSAIGLVTAISFLVSAIAAVGWAYVGDRTNRKPLLMIGTLLWALGTAGSAAAGNYPDFFGAAGGYPAFFLAQAVAAIGLGAVGSVGFSVVTDLISPRRRGLVMSFWGLSQGIGTLGGTLLGGILGSTDWRLPFLVLSVAGLVATVAYFFTYDIQRGESEPELAGVLATGHEYDYRISRADLPRILDRRTNRWLILQGLTAQAAFGSLVWLPVLFQERAEDQGFSNSTAIIIGSVFATLFQLGGVLSIVGGLVGDALQRRTPRGRALVAAVGILAAVPFYLVLFFVPIRIDVPDGAGAGTVITSVLGSVFTEPTIGFSLLTALVALALTSANSPNWFALIADVNPPEHRGTVYSLGNLVNGVGRAAGNGLVGIAFQGLRAAFPPPLNFAVGLAAFQLFFIPTGIMYWLASRTSPEDIKNVHDLLHARATKVPPNP encoded by the coding sequence ATGACCAAGAGCGATGGCGGTGGCCGGGAGGTCCGGGGCGGTGGACCCGGACACCGGTTCTACAGCGTCGTTGTCTTCGTCGTGCTCGCCTCGCTGGACAACGTGGCCATCGGGCTGGTGCCGCCGCTCTACACGCCGATCAGCTCCACCCTCGGCGTCAACACCTCGGCGATCGGGCTGGTCACCGCGATCAGCTTCCTGGTCAGCGCGATCGCGGCGGTCGGCTGGGCGTACGTCGGCGACCGGACCAACCGCAAACCGCTGCTGATGATCGGCACCCTGCTCTGGGCGCTCGGTACGGCCGGCAGTGCCGCCGCCGGAAACTACCCGGACTTCTTCGGTGCCGCCGGCGGCTACCCGGCGTTCTTCCTCGCCCAGGCGGTGGCCGCGATCGGCCTCGGTGCCGTCGGTTCGGTCGGCTTCTCGGTGGTCACCGACCTCATCTCGCCCCGCCGCCGGGGGCTGGTGATGAGCTTCTGGGGACTGTCGCAGGGCATTGGCACCCTCGGCGGAACCCTGCTCGGCGGCATCCTCGGCTCGACCGACTGGCGGCTGCCGTTCCTCGTGCTCAGCGTGGCGGGGTTGGTCGCCACGGTCGCGTACTTTTTCACGTACGACATCCAGCGGGGGGAGAGCGAACCGGAACTTGCCGGGGTGCTCGCCACCGGCCACGAGTACGACTATCGAATCAGCCGGGCCGACCTGCCGAGGATCCTGGACCGGCGCACCAACCGTTGGCTCATTCTCCAGGGGCTGACCGCGCAGGCGGCCTTCGGCTCACTGGTCTGGTTGCCGGTGCTGTTCCAGGAACGCGCCGAGGACCAGGGCTTCTCCAACTCGACAGCGATCATCATCGGCAGCGTCTTCGCCACCCTGTTCCAACTCGGCGGGGTGCTGTCCATCGTCGGTGGACTCGTCGGCGACGCGCTGCAACGGCGTACGCCTCGGGGCCGGGCGTTGGTCGCGGCCGTCGGCATTCTCGCGGCCGTGCCGTTCTACCTGGTCCTGTTCTTCGTGCCGATCCGGATCGACGTCCCCGACGGCGCCGGCGCCGGTACGGTGATCACCTCCGTGCTGGGCAGCGTGTTCACCGAGCCGACGATCGGTTTCAGCCTGCTCACCGCGCTGGTCGCGCTCGCCCTGACCTCGGCGAACTCGCCGAACTGGTTCGCGTTGATCGCCGACGTCAACCCGCCCGAGCACCGGGGCACCGTCTACAGCCTCGGCAACCTGGTCAACGGCGTCGGCCGAGCCGCCGGCAACGGCCTGGTCGGGATCGCCTTCCAGGGCCTTCGGGCGGCCTTCCCGCCGCCGCTGAACTTCGCCGTCGGCCTGGCCGCCTTCCAACTCTTCTTCATCCCCACCGGCATCATGTACTGGCTGGCCTCCCGCACCTCCCCCGAGGACATCAAAAACGTCCACGACCTCCTACACGCCCGCGCCACCAAGGTCCCCCCCAACCCCTAA
- a CDS encoding DUF397 domain-containing protein: protein MRAPTPAPTDSSSSPGWSTARSSHTWTTRCSHRWRPGTCVEVADNLPGRVLVRDTKDRTAGTLTFAPYPWRAFVADLTRH, encoded by the coding sequence GTGCGGGCGCCTACGCCGGCCCCAACGGACAGTTCGTCATCGCCCGGCTGGTCGACGGCGAGAAGCTCGCATACCTGGACAACCAGGTGCAGCCACAGGTGGCGGCCCGGAACCTGTGTCGAGGTGGCGGACAACCTGCCCGGCCGGGTGCTGGTTCGGGACACGAAGGACCGTACCGCCGGGACCTTGACCTTCGCCCCCTACCCGTGGCGCGCCTTCGTGGCCGATCTCACCCGCCACTGA
- a CDS encoding glycoside hydrolase family 13 protein: MYQIYPRSFADGNGDGIGDLPGITARLDHLVELGADAVWLSPFYPSPQADAGYDVADYRDVDPLFGQLSDADALIGEAHTRGLRVIVDLVPNHTSSAHAWFGAALAAAPGSAERQRYIFRDGRGTSGDEPPNDWQSVFGGPAWTRTKDADGQPGQWYLHLFDTGQPDLNWDRPEVRAEFLDILRFWLDRGVDGFRVDVAHGLIKQADLADWHYPVEPLSGEGTEGPRPPMWDQDGVHDIYRDWRQVLDSYPGERILVAEAWVQPAERLAAYVRPDEMHQAFNFEYLEAAWTAPAQYAVITRSLEASAAVGAPTTWVLSNHDVIRHASRLGLPVGQPRPNGIGADDPQPDGVLGLRRARAATLLMLSLPGSAYLFQGEELGLPEHTTMPDEARQDPTWERSGHTHRGRDGCRVPIPWESDAPSYGFGPTDRSWLPQPTLYAEYALDLQRGVAGSTYELYRTALRLRRELALGRGTVYWLASADDVISFRNGNLSVLTNFGPDPVPLPPGATILQTSEPLTPNNHVPTNVTAWFRP, encoded by the coding sequence ATCTACCAGATCTACCCGCGCTCGTTCGCCGACGGTAACGGCGACGGCATCGGGGACCTGCCCGGCATCACCGCCCGCCTGGACCACCTGGTCGAACTCGGCGCCGACGCGGTCTGGCTCTCCCCGTTCTACCCGTCACCGCAGGCCGACGCCGGCTACGACGTGGCCGACTACCGGGACGTCGACCCGCTGTTCGGCCAGCTCTCCGACGCCGACGCCCTGATCGGCGAGGCGCACACGCGCGGCCTGCGGGTGATCGTCGACCTGGTGCCGAACCACACCTCGTCCGCCCACGCCTGGTTCGGCGCGGCCCTGGCCGCCGCCCCCGGCAGCGCGGAGCGCCAGCGCTACATCTTCCGCGACGGCCGGGGTACGTCCGGCGACGAGCCGCCCAACGACTGGCAGAGCGTCTTCGGCGGCCCCGCCTGGACCCGTACCAAGGACGCGGACGGTCAGCCCGGTCAGTGGTACCTGCACCTGTTCGACACCGGCCAGCCCGACCTGAACTGGGACCGACCCGAGGTACGCGCCGAGTTCCTCGACATCCTGCGGTTCTGGCTCGACCGGGGCGTCGACGGCTTCCGGGTCGACGTCGCGCACGGCCTGATCAAGCAGGCCGACCTGGCCGACTGGCACTACCCGGTGGAGCCGCTGTCCGGCGAGGGCACCGAGGGTCCGCGCCCGCCGATGTGGGACCAGGACGGGGTGCACGACATCTACCGGGACTGGCGACAGGTGCTGGACAGCTACCCCGGCGAACGGATCCTGGTCGCCGAGGCGTGGGTGCAGCCCGCCGAGCGGCTGGCCGCGTACGTCCGCCCGGACGAGATGCACCAGGCGTTCAACTTCGAGTACCTGGAGGCCGCCTGGACCGCACCGGCCCAGTACGCGGTGATCACCCGCTCGCTGGAGGCCAGTGCGGCGGTCGGCGCCCCCACCACCTGGGTGCTGTCCAACCACGACGTGATCCGGCACGCCTCCCGCCTCGGGCTGCCGGTCGGCCAGCCCCGGCCGAACGGGATCGGCGCCGACGACCCGCAGCCGGACGGCGTACTCGGCTTGCGTCGGGCGCGGGCGGCGACGCTGCTGATGCTCTCCCTGCCCGGTTCGGCGTACCTGTTCCAGGGTGAGGAACTGGGCCTACCCGAGCACACCACGATGCCGGACGAGGCCCGCCAGGACCCGACCTGGGAGCGCAGCGGCCACACCCACCGGGGGCGGGACGGCTGCCGGGTGCCGATCCCGTGGGAGTCCGACGCGCCGTCGTACGGCTTCGGCCCCACCGACCGGAGCTGGCTGCCGCAGCCGACCCTCTACGCCGAGTACGCCCTCGACCTGCAACGCGGCGTGGCCGGCTCGACGTACGAGCTGTACCGGACCGCCCTGCGACTGCGCCGCGAACTCGCCCTCGGCCGAGGCACGGTCTACTGGCTGGCCAGCGCGGACGACGTGATCTCCTTCCGCAACGGCAACCTGTCGGTGCTGACCAACTTCGGCCCGGACCCGGTGCCCCTGCCACCCGGCGCCACCATCCTCCAGACCAGCGAACCCCTCACCCCAAACAACCACGTCCCCACCAACGTCACCGCCTGGTTCCGCCCCTAA